In Gossypium hirsutum isolate 1008001.06 chromosome D06, Gossypium_hirsutum_v2.1, whole genome shotgun sequence, one genomic interval encodes:
- the LOC107901090 gene encoding L10-interacting MYB domain-containing protein-like isoform X2, with the protein MSTSAIEVSDEKVKAMWDKRLTEIFCDICIKEILKGNRPGTHFTRDGWLKIMTNFEKETGKGFSQRQLKNRWDALKKEWKAWKKLKGEDTGLGWNPIKRTVDASDKWWESRLQVVPEAKNFRTSGIDPEFKWKLDQMFMGIGTLPTDFFENVNNEIPEENEEENMRNDVHILNDVQIDGTSQKRKKP; encoded by the exons ATGAGTACTTCGGCTATTGAAGTTAGTGATGAAAAAGTAAAAGCAATGTGGGATAAGAGATTGACAGAAATATTTTGTGATATTTGTATTAAAGAGATATTGAAAGGCAATAGACCTGGTACTCATTTCACAAGAGATGGATGGTTGAAAATAATGACAAACTTTGAGAAAGAAACGGGCAAGGGTTTTTCACAAAGACAACTTAAAAATAGGTGGGATGCCCTAAAAAAAGAATGGAAAGCTTGGAAGAAACTTAAAGGCGAAGATACTGGTTTAGGGTGGAATCCTATAAAAAGAACCGTTGATGCTTCGGATAAATGGTGGGAGAGTAGGCTCCAG GTTGTGCctgaagctaaaaattttagaacATCGGGCATTGATCCTGAATTCAAATGGAAGTTGGACCAAATGTTCATGGGGATAGGTACACTCCCTACTGATTTTTTTGAGAATGTTAACAACGAAAtacctgaagagaatgaagaagaaaatatgagaaatgatgttcacattttaaatgatgttcaaattgatggaaccagtcaaaaaagaaaaaaaccctgA
- the LOC107901090 gene encoding putative nuclease HARBI1 isoform X1, with protein sequence MDSKQSGETWIREILDSHESRCMINFRMSKMVFTSLLRVLETRYNLQTSRNISSTEILGIFLYILGTGAKVSHCRERFQSSRSTISRHFTVVLEKVSRMATDLIALEDPFFSSIPEQIRNDPRYMPNFKDRIGAIDGTHIAAILPPDEKIPYIGRKGIPTQNVMAVCDFNMCFTFVMARWEGSAHDTRIFLDAIPDPKYKFPHPPNGKYHLVDSGYPQMKGYLGPYRGQRYHLPDFRRGRSISGKEEIFNHSHSSLRSVIERTFGVLKKMGHFKGYSKL encoded by the exons ATGGATTCAAAACAGTCAGGTGAGACATGGATCCGAGAGATCCTTGACAGTCACGAATCACGttgtatgattaattttaggATGTCTAAAATGGTATTCACAAGTTTGCTGAGAgttttggagacaagatacaactTGCAAACTTCAAGAAACATATCTTCTACTGAAATATtgggaatttttttatacatcttgGGCACCGGTGCAAAAGTTTCCCATTGTCGAGAAAGATTTCAAAGCTCTAGATCAACAATAAGTCGACACTTTACAGTTGTGCTTGAGAAAGTTTCAAGGATGGCCACTGATCTAATTGCACTCGAAGATCCTTTTTTTAGCTCAATACCCGAACAAATACGTAATGATCCTAGATATATGccaaattttaag GATCGCATAGGTGCAATTGATGGTACTCACATTGCGGCTATTCTTCCACCAGATGAAAAAATTCCCTATATTGGAAGAAAAGGTATCCCAACTCAAAATGTTATGGCagtatgtgattttaatatgtgtttcacATTTGTTATGGCTAGATGGGAAGGATCGGCACATGACACTAGAATATTTCTTGATGCAATTCCAGATCCAAAATACAAATTTCCGCACCCTCCAAAtg GAAAATATCATCTTGTTGATTCTGGGTATCCTCAAATGAAAGGTTATCTTGGACCATATAGAGGTCAGcgatatcatttacctgactTCCGTAGAGGTAGATCGATATCTGGTAAAGAAGAgatattcaatcattcacattcatcattacgtagtgtgattgaacgaacttttggtgttttaaaaaaaatgggtcaTTTTAAGGGATATTCcaagttatag